In the genome of Pseudomonas protegens, one region contains:
- the hppD gene encoding 4-hydroxyphenylpyruvate dioxygenase yields the protein MADIFENPMGLMGFEFIEFASPTPNTLEPIFEIMGFTKVATHRSKDVHLYRQGAINLILNNEPHSVASYFAAEHGPSVCGMAFRVKDSQKAYKRALELGAQPIHIETGPMELNLPAIKGIGGAPLYLIDRFGEGSSIYDIDFVFLEGVDRNPQGAGLKIIDHLTHNVYRGRMAYWAGFYEKLFNFREIRYFDIKGEYTGLTSKAMTAPDGMIRIPLNEESSKGAGQIEEFLMQFNGEGIQHVAFLTDDLVKTWDALKKIGMRFMTAPPDTYYEMLEGRLPNHGEPVKELQARGILLDGSSEAGDKRLLLQIFSETLMGPVFFEFIQRKGDDGFGEGNFKALFESIERDQVRRGVLATE from the coding sequence ATGGCAGATATCTTCGAAAACCCGATGGGCCTGATGGGCTTTGAATTCATCGAATTCGCATCGCCCACCCCCAACACCCTCGAACCGATCTTCGAGATCATGGGTTTCACCAAAGTCGCGACCCATCGTTCAAAAGACGTGCATCTGTATCGCCAGGGTGCGATCAACCTGATCCTCAACAACGAACCCCACAGCGTCGCCTCGTACTTCGCCGCCGAACACGGTCCGTCGGTGTGCGGCATGGCGTTCCGGGTCAAGGATTCGCAGAAGGCCTACAAGCGCGCCCTGGAACTGGGCGCCCAGCCGATTCACATTGAAACCGGCCCGATGGAACTCAACCTGCCGGCGATCAAGGGCATCGGTGGCGCGCCGCTGTACCTGATCGACCGTTTCGGCGAAGGCAGCTCGATCTACGACATCGACTTCGTGTTCCTCGAAGGCGTGGACCGCAACCCACAGGGCGCCGGCCTGAAGATCATCGACCACCTGACCCACAACGTGTACCGCGGGCGCATGGCCTACTGGGCCGGTTTCTACGAGAAGCTGTTCAACTTCCGCGAGATCCGCTACTTCGACATCAAGGGCGAATACACCGGCCTGACCTCCAAGGCCATGACCGCCCCGGACGGCATGATCCGCATCCCGCTGAACGAAGAATCGTCCAAGGGCGCCGGGCAGATCGAAGAGTTCCTGATGCAGTTCAACGGCGAGGGCATCCAGCACGTGGCCTTCCTCACCGACGACCTGGTCAAGACCTGGGACGCGCTGAAGAAGATCGGCATGCGCTTCATGACCGCGCCGCCGGACACCTACTACGAAATGCTCGAAGGCCGCCTGCCGAACCACGGCGAGCCGGTCAAGGAGCTGCAAGCCCGGGGCATCCTGCTGGACGGTTCCTCGGAGGCCGGCGACAAGCGCCTGCTGCTGCAGATCTTCTCGGAAACCCTGATGGGCCCGGTGTTCTTCGAATTCATCCAGCGCAAAGGTGACGACGGATTCGGTGAAGGCAACTTCAAGGCACTGTTCGAATCGATCGAACGCGACCAGGTGCGTCGCGGTGTACTGGCCACCGAGTAA
- a CDS encoding DMT family transporter gives MSDSSINGPLNARHQDLAVYCKLAAVTMIWGGTFVAGRYLVGGLSPLLLASLRFVLASLALLGFMAVARIPLVRPSLRQFGQLALLGFCGIFFYNLCFFLGLQQVSASRASLIVALNPAVIALGAWALFKERLSRRQLLGIVLCLSGAALVICSRDPAALTTRSGGWRGDLLILGCVLGWGLYSLLSRDLNRRLGPLQTVTYSILLGTLMLCSATWLRGEFDLPAIARLSPVQGLSLLYLGVLGSALAYIGYYDGLRRIGATRSGVFIALNPLTALMLGALLLGEQLSLVMGLGAVLILGGIYQCNKPLAGRAKKAIL, from the coding sequence ATGAGCGACAGCAGTATCAACGGCCCCTTGAACGCCAGGCACCAGGACCTGGCGGTCTATTGCAAATTGGCGGCGGTCACCATGATCTGGGGCGGCACCTTTGTCGCCGGGCGGTATCTGGTTGGCGGGCTCTCGCCATTGCTGCTGGCCAGCCTGCGCTTCGTTCTCGCCAGCCTGGCCTTGCTCGGTTTCATGGCCGTGGCGCGCATTCCTCTGGTACGTCCCAGCCTCCGCCAGTTCGGCCAGTTGGCGCTGCTGGGGTTCTGCGGGATTTTTTTCTACAACCTGTGTTTCTTCCTTGGCCTGCAACAGGTCAGCGCCTCACGCGCTTCGTTGATCGTGGCACTCAATCCGGCGGTGATTGCCCTGGGGGCCTGGGCGCTGTTCAAGGAGCGCCTGAGCCGGCGCCAACTGCTGGGTATCGTGCTGTGTTTGAGTGGCGCCGCATTGGTGATCTGCAGCCGTGATCCCGCAGCGCTGACGACCCGCTCCGGCGGTTGGCGCGGCGATCTGCTGATCCTCGGCTGCGTCCTGGGCTGGGGCCTGTACTCGCTGTTGTCCAGGGACCTCAACCGGCGTCTGGGGCCCTTGCAGACCGTCACCTACTCGATCCTGCTGGGCACCCTGATGCTGTGCAGCGCGACCTGGCTGCGTGGCGAGTTCGACCTGCCGGCCATCGCCCGGCTGAGCCCGGTCCAGGGCCTGAGCCTTTTGTACCTGGGCGTACTGGGCTCGGCGCTGGCCTATATCGGGTACTACGACGGGCTGCGGCGCATCGGCGCCACCCGTTCCGGGGTGTTCATCGCCCTCAATCCGCTGACCGCGCTGATGCTCGGCGCGCTGCTGCTGGGGGAGCAGTTGAGCCTGGTGATGGGGTTGGGCGCGGTGCTGATTCTGGGCGGCATCTACCAGTGCAACAAACCCCTTGCGGGCCGGGCAAAAAAGGCGATTTTATAG
- the hpaR gene encoding homoprotocatechuate degradation operon regulator HpaR gives MNTPRPSLTLTLLQAREAAMAFFRPSLNQHDLTEQQWRVIRILRQNGELESHQLAKMACILPPSMTGVLTRLERDQYVSRRKSPEDQRRLFITLTDKGQACFESMSGDMEINYQKIQQQFGEDKMQALLALLNELKQIKP, from the coding sequence ATGAACACACCCAGACCTTCCCTGACCCTGACCCTGCTGCAGGCCCGTGAGGCCGCCATGGCGTTTTTCCGCCCCTCGCTGAACCAGCACGACTTGACCGAGCAGCAGTGGCGGGTGATCCGCATCCTGCGCCAGAACGGCGAGCTGGAGAGCCACCAGCTGGCGAAGATGGCCTGCATCCTGCCGCCGAGCATGACCGGGGTACTGACCCGCCTGGAGCGCGACCAGTACGTCAGCCGGCGCAAATCCCCGGAAGACCAGCGCCGCCTGTTCATCACCCTGACCGACAAGGGCCAGGCCTGTTTCGAATCCATGAGCGGCGACATGGAAATCAACTACCAGAAAATCCAGCAGCAATTTGGTGAAGACAAGATGCAGGCCTTGCTGGCCCTGCTCAATGAACTCAAGCAAATCAAGCCCTGA